The following nucleotide sequence is from Brachyspira suanatina.
GTCGAATCCTTCAGATTCATAAGAGTTTATAAGTCCTGCAAATATTATTACAATATCTTTGTCTTTTGAAATATTTACTGCTTCTTCTATTAAGGCATTATCTATATCAGCTGAATTTGAATCGTATCCTTTAGCATAATCAAATTCTATATTATTTTCTTTGAAATATTCTTCTGCAGTATCTATTTTGTATGCATTTATAAGAGAGCTTCCATTACCTTGATATCTAGGCTTTTGAGCGAATTCTCCTATCACAGCAATTTTACTTTCTTTTTTGGCAGGAAGTATTTTATCTTGATTTTTTAACAATACTATAGAGTTTTCAGCGATTTTTCTAGCTATATTATGATGTTCTTCTTTATCATAATCGAAATTATCATAAATATTATCCATAGAATATAGAGAGAAATATAAAAGTCTTTCTACTGCTTTATCTAATATTTTTTCATCTATAATAGTTTCTTTTACAGCATTATAAACTTTTCTATCATCTTCACCATTAGTTGAAGGCATTTGTAAATCAAGTCCAGCCTTTAAAGCTTCAACTCTGTCATTTACAGCACCCCAATCTGAAACGACAATACCATCAAATCCCCATTCATCTCTAAGTATATCTGTAAGCAAGTATTTATTTTCTGACGCGAATGTTCCATTAACACTATTATAAGCACACATAACAGTAGAAGGTTTAGCCTCTTTCACAGCTATTTCAAATGCATATAAATATATTTCTCTCAAGGCTCTTTCATCAACAACGCTATCTATTATAAGTCTTAAAGTTTCCTGATTATTGGCAGCAAAATGTTTGAGGCTTGATTGTATTCCATTATCTTCCAAACCATTTATCCATCCGCTAGCCATTTTTCCGGCAAGATATGGGTCTTCTGAAAAATATTCAAAATTTCTTCCGCATAAAGGAGAGCGTTTTATATTTACTCCGGGTCCTAATACTACAGAAACTTTATTTGCCTTTGCTTCTCTTGATATAGCTTCACCCATTTCATACATTATATTAGGATCGAATGAACAGGCAGAGCAGCAGGCGGTAGGAAAGCAGGTTGATGAAACTGACTTTTGTAAACTTAATTCATCCGATTCAGTGCTTTGTTTTCTCACTCCATGAGGGCCGTCTGTTAAGTATACAGAGTCTATTTTCAATCTGTCTATTGCTTTTGTTGACCAAAAATCTTTACCGCTTAAAAGAGAGACTTTTTCTTCCAAAGTCATTTCTTTCATTAATTCTTTTATTTTTTGCGAGTATTTATTATCATTCATAATTCAATACCTCAAAATTTGATTATTATATTTATATGATAGTATAAATATTTTAGTAAATCAATATAAATTATATATATTCTTATGAAGAAGATTAACTATTTTTTTGTATTCATAACTTGTAAGTTCATTCGATGACATTAATCTGAAATCTATAAATGTAACTTCTCCATTATCAAGAAAATAAGGATATGGATATGTATCATTATATAAATAGAAGCCTAAAGATCTATACCAATTTACTCTCCTATATGCTAAATCATTAGTATCTTCAGGCACAACTTCAACTATTATATTATCATGCATTTTCATTAATTTTTTTAATGCAGCAGAACCATAACCCATACATCTGTATTTTCTTTCTATGGCGAAATATTCTATATATAAAAATTCTTCAAGAAGCCAAGACAAGCAAACGCCTATATGAATATTATCTTTTTTTATGTCGTAAAGATTTTGTTTGATTTTCTTCTTATTATTATTTAAAGACTCTTTTAAACTCCAATTTTCTCGGATATTAAAAGAGTCCTTTATAATTTCTTCATTATAGTTTGAAGAATCAATACTTTCTATTAATTCTATTTCCATTTATCTATTTCATCTAATCTAGGCTTGTATACCTTATTATATATTATTTTTGTGATATTGTCATGCTCTTCTTTATCCTGTATCTTTCTGCTTGTCATTATTTTCATTTTTATAGTTGATATTTCCTGATTTTCATTTATACAAGGCATATCATATTCATGATCGGCGAGTATTAGTCCGAATCTTTTATACCATTCAATGCGTTTTTGTGCGATTTCATTTAAATCATAAGGCTCTACTTCTATAACTATTAATTTGTTGCTTAATATTTCTAGTATTTTAGTAAGCACTTCAGAACCATATTTTTTGCCTCTTAAATTTTTATCTATAGCCAAATATTCACCATAATTGAAATCATCCAAATCCCAGAGCATAGTTAAGCCTATAGGAACATCATCATCTAATATAGCATAAAATTTATAATTATGATTATCTTTGTTTTCTAAAGTCATATCAAAATTCCATCTTTCTTCAGGAGGAAAAGCATCGTCATATAATTTCTTATAAAAATCTCTGTTTTCTAAATTTTCTTTCATTTCAATCAATTTAATCATAATAAAAACTCCAATATTAGATTTAGTCCGATTATATACTATTTTTAGAATTAAGTAAATATAGTATTTTTGATATTTGATTTATTTTTTATTATTTGTGAATATAGTTAAAATTTTTAAGTTTGTCAACTATTCGCCTATACCCATTGGGTACGCTTCGCGGAGGCTTTCCTCACAGTATTGCCTACTCTTATCAAACGTCCACTATACGTGCGGCTGATTACTTATTAATATACAAAAGTTAATAATTTTTATTACATATAATACAAAATTAGTATGATTTAGTATTAATTTTATACTTGCACTTTCGCTGTAGACGGGAAAAAGAACAATATAAAAATTTATAAAATATAGTTGTTTAGGTATATACTGAAAATTTTTAAGTTTGTCAATTTTTTTGTTGTTCTTTTCCTTGATGCATGCCTACCTTAGTAACGTTATGTCAAGTCGGCTGTCTAAGACTCAAATCATGATTCTAACAATATTGACAATAATACATACACTTTATATAACGTATATGTACTTAGTATTTGTTTCAATATATATTATGTAGTATATCATCGTATAATAACTAGCTAGTACATTGACTTTAAGTGTTAATATTGTATCATATAAACATAATTTTTATATTTTTAAAAGGATATAATATGATTTTTGATTATAAAGGCATTACTAATAAAAATAAAGATTTAATATTTGTTGCTGGTCCTTGTGTTATAGAAAGCGAAGAAATGACAATGACTATAGCAAAAAAATTAAAAGAGATAAAAGATAAATTAAATATACAATTAATTTTCAAAGGAAGTTTTGATAAGGCAAACAGAACATCTCTTTCATCTTTCAGAGGGCTTGGAATGAAAGAGGGACTTCAAATACTTCAGAATGTTGGTAAAGAATTTAATTTTCTTACTTTAACAGATATACATGTTCCTACAGATGCTGAAGAAGCTGCTAAATATGTTGACTTCTTACAGATACCAGCTTTTTTATGCAGACAAACTGATATGCTTAGAGCGGCATGTGAAACAGGAAAGGCTGTTAATGTTAAGAAAGGACAATTCATAAGCGGTTATGATTGTAAATATATAACTGATAAATGTACTGATGCTATAAATGAGAATAGACTTTTTTTATGTGAAAGAGGTACTATGTTCGGATATGGTAATTTAGTTGTAGATATGAAGAATTTGGAGATAATGAAAAATTATGCACCTGTTATGTATGATGCTACTCATTCGCTTCAAATGCCTTCTGCTAATAATGGACAATCCGGAGGAGCTAGAGAGTTCATACCTGCTATATTGAAATCGGCTGTCGCTTTGGGAATAGACGCTGTATTTATGGAGGTGCATCCTAATCCTGATAAAAGCCCTTCAGATTCAGGCACTATATTTGATTTGAATAAGGTTGAGGAGTTGTGGACTCAGGTTATAAAGATCAATGATTTAGTTAATAGTTTGTAATTAAAATATTGAAATGATCAGTATCATAAATGTTACCATATGAATCACACAGTTGTGTTACTTTGTAAGCATTCATAATGTAAAACTTCAAGTATAAAATTTAGTATTGAATCATACAATTTGATTTTTATAATATAAATGATGAGATTTAATATAAAATATAGCCTTTTTGCTTCTCGCCTGCCAAAGGTACGCTTCGCGAGGCGGGCTTCACCTGTGGCAACAAAAGAAGTGGGGTTACCCTACGGGTACGCTTCGCGGGGGCAAAGCCCCAATATCAAGATATAAATATTAATTTTATTTTTGACAAAATATAATAGTTTATGTATAAATTAATAGAATTATATTTAATAAAATTAGTAATTTAAAATAGGAATTTCAAATATGAAAAAGATAGTTATTGTACTTGCTTCAAGATTAGGTTCTACAAGGCTTCCTCAAAAAGCATTAAAACCTATGGCTAATTGTAATAGTATGCTTGAACTTATTATTAAAAGATTAAGAAGTTCTAAAAGGGCTAATGATGTAGTGGTGGCTACTGAAGAAAAATCTTATGAAGCTTTTAAAAATATATTTGATGAATTGAAATGCAGTTATTTTGTTGGAAGCGAAGAAGATGTACTTAACAGATATAGAAAAGCTGCTGAAGAGTTTAATGCTGATATAGTTGTGCGTGCTACAGGTGATAATCCTTTGGTGAGTGTTAAGGCTTTGGATATGATTATAGATTATCATATAGAAAAAAATGCTGATCTTAGTCATTATAATTTACTTCCTTATGGTAGCGGTGTGGAAGTGATAAATTATGAGGCTTTAAAAATTGCTGATGATAATTCTAAAGACAGTTTTGAGCATGAGCATATCACACAGTATCATTATAGAAACCCAGATAAATTCAAAATAGAAAATCCTAAAGTAAATGAAGAGTTTGCTATGCCGGAACTTAGAACTACTGTTGATACTATTGAAGATTATAATAATGTATGCAAGATTTTTGAAAAATATAATAATGATATATATGTTGATGTTGATACTATAATAAGCGATATAAGAAATGGAAGATAATAAAATTTATTATGTTTATATAATACTATGTGAAAACAATTCATACTATACAGGCATTACTAATGATCTTATAAATAGATTTAATAAGCATGCAAAGGGTAGGGGTGCTAATTATACAAAATTGCGTAAGCCTTTAAAATATTTATCTGCTTGGAAGGTTGAAAATGTTAATATTGCTTTGAGTGTAGAGCATTATATAAAAAGTGTAGATAAAAAAGTAAAAAGTATGTTTATAGAAAATAACAGACTTCTTAAAAGTTATTATATAAAAGAAATGAAAAATAAGAAGAAAGGTTTTAAGAGTAGTGTAAGTATTAGAAGCATCGGCAAAAAGAATATAGAATATGTAAATAATGTAGTTTCTAATAATATTATTTGACAATAATATTATTATATTGTATCATTAAGTAAAAATTATACTATATAAGGAATTATTATGTCTTCTTTAAATACTCAAATAAGAAAAGATATAGTAAGTATGGTTTATAATGCCAATTCAGGACACATAGGCGGTTCTTTATCATTGGTAGAAATAATGCATACTCTATATTTTAAGATTATGAATATTGATCCTAAAAATCCAAAAATGGATGGCAGGGACATACTTATAATGTCTAAAGGACATGCTTCTGCAGTGCTTTATTCTACATTAGCTCATAGAGGATATTTTTCAACAGATGAGCTTTTAACTTATAGAAAGTTGGGTTCAAGACTTCAAGGACACCCAGATAAAAAACATTTAGAAGGAGTTGAGGCATCTACAGGTTCTTTGGGACAGGGAGTTTGTATTGCTTTAGGTGTAGCTTTAGGATATAAATTGGATAA
It contains:
- a CDS encoding glycoside hydrolase family 3 C-terminal domain-containing protein, encoding MNDNKYSQKIKELMKEMTLEEKVSLLSGKDFWSTKAIDRLKIDSVYLTDGPHGVRKQSTESDELSLQKSVSSTCFPTACCSACSFDPNIMYEMGEAISREAKANKVSVVLGPGVNIKRSPLCGRNFEYFSEDPYLAGKMASGWINGLEDNGIQSSLKHFAANNQETLRLIIDSVVDERALREIYLYAFEIAVKEAKPSTVMCAYNSVNGTFASENKYLLTDILRDEWGFDGIVVSDWGAVNDRVEALKAGLDLQMPSTNGEDDRKVYNAVKETIIDEKILDKAVERLLYFSLYSMDNIYDNFDYDKEEHHNIARKIAENSIVLLKNQDKILPAKKESKIAVIGEFAQKPRYQGNGSSLINAYKIDTAEEYFKENNIEFDYAKGYDSNSADIDNALIEEAVNISKDKDIVIIFAGLINSYESEGFDRKHLNLPENHNHLIEEISKVNKNVVVVLSIGAPVLMPWIDKVKGVLNLYLAGEAAVSAAFNIIFGVVNPSGKLAESFPLSLEDNPSYKYFPGGNKAVEYRESIFVGYRYYDKAQKNVLFPFGFGLSYTTFQFSNLIVSDANTIAGLDNIHVVFDIKNTGDVFGCEVAQVYISAPENNVFKPHKELKSFIKVFLEPGETKTVILKLNKRSFSFYNADTKQYEIESGVYTIYIGNSSRNLLLSKTMEINSINYYQKRIDNYFNFKEINISDNEFQQLLGRKLKPINIKASKPYHLNNNLSDLLDNNIAKEFYNKLLSGLNDMFKDDKTDTKKMFESMMLETPLRSLHTMSGGIITREDVENLINTLNK
- a CDS encoding GNAT family N-acetyltransferase, whose product is MEIELIESIDSSNYNEEIIKDSFNIRENWSLKESLNNNKKKIKQNLYDIKKDNIHIGVCLSWLLEEFLYIEYFAIERKYRCMGYGSAALKKLMKMHDNIIVEVVPEDTNDLAYRRVNWYRSLGFYLYNDTYPYPYFLDNGEVTFIDFRLMSSNELTSYEYKKIVNLLHKNIYNLY
- a CDS encoding GNAT family N-acetyltransferase — translated: MIKLIEMKENLENRDFYKKLYDDAFPPEERWNFDMTLENKDNHNYKFYAILDDDVPIGLTMLWDLDDFNYGEYLAIDKNLRGKKYGSEVLTKILEILSNKLIVIEVEPYDLNEIAQKRIEWYKRFGLILADHEYDMPCINENQEISTIKMKIMTSRKIQDKEEHDNITKIIYNKVYKPRLDEIDKWK
- the kdsA gene encoding 3-deoxy-8-phosphooctulonate synthase, with product MIFDYKGITNKNKDLIFVAGPCVIESEEMTMTIAKKLKEIKDKLNIQLIFKGSFDKANRTSLSSFRGLGMKEGLQILQNVGKEFNFLTLTDIHVPTDAEEAAKYVDFLQIPAFLCRQTDMLRAACETGKAVNVKKGQFISGYDCKYITDKCTDAINENRLFLCERGTMFGYGNLVVDMKNLEIMKNYAPVMYDATHSLQMPSANNGQSGGAREFIPAILKSAVALGIDAVFMEVHPNPDKSPSDSGTIFDLNKVEELWTQVIKINDLVNSL
- a CDS encoding cytidylyltransferase domain-containing protein → MKKIVIVLASRLGSTRLPQKALKPMANCNSMLELIIKRLRSSKRANDVVVATEEKSYEAFKNIFDELKCSYFVGSEEDVLNRYRKAAEEFNADIVVRATGDNPLVSVKALDMIIDYHIEKNADLSHYNLLPYGSGVEVINYEALKIADDNSKDSFEHEHITQYHYRNPDKFKIENPKVNEEFAMPELRTTVDTIEDYNNVCKIFEKYNNDIYVDVDTIISDIRNGR
- a CDS encoding GIY-YIG nuclease family protein, with the translated sequence MEDNKIYYVYIILCENNSYYTGITNDLINRFNKHAKGRGANYTKLRKPLKYLSAWKVENVNIALSVEHYIKSVDKKVKSMFIENNRLLKSYYIKEMKNKKKGFKSSVSIRSIGKKNIEYVNNVVSNNII